In the Enterobacter cloacae subsp. cloacae ATCC 13047 genome, TCGGGAAAGCGGTGCCTTCCAGAGTGTCGATGAAGTGTTGGGCTTGTGCGCGCTGTTCGCGGCGGGTCAGTTTTGTTGTAGACATAGCTCATTCCAAAAGTGAAGGACATGGCTTGTCAGACGACGGATGAAGCAAGAGAGGATCGCCCTGGGGGCGATACAACAGCAGTGTGACTCTTGTTCCCTTCGCAGGTATTAGCCTGATCAGGTTCCGCGGATCCCGAATTAACGGTCTCAGCCCGTGCTTGCACACTGGGCACTCCGACAAGAAAAATCCCCCTCCGCAGAGGGGCGAATGGTTGTAAATTACTCGTTAACGATTAAGAACTCAAGCAGGTCGCGCGACGTTATCTTCGTGGCTCACATCCAGGCCGTGATCCAGGGCGAGGGCGATCAGCTTATCTTCCAGCGTGAATCGCTCTTCCAGCGCTTCGCCGAGGTCGGAAAGCGCCTGCTGAAACTCAAGATAGTTATCGTGATCGATAGCGTTCTCAAGCGTGGAATCGTAGTAATCCATGATCTGCTGGGTGTTAGCTTCCAGCAGCGGATAGAGTTTGCTGGCTGCTAAATACGGTGTAGTCCCTTCCATTTCGCGGATAATGCGTTCATAAATATTGAAATGGCCGTCGGACAGATAGTCGACCAGGCTCTGACAAAAATCATCCAGCGCTTTTTCATTCAACCGCATAAACGATTCTTTGCCAGGCTTAATACCGACCAGATTGTAATAAGCCACGAGTAGATGCTTGCGCACATGTAGCCAGCGATCCACCAGTTTGTTACTTCCTCTAACGCGCTCAGTCAGGCTCTCTAGCTGGTTTAACATGGTTGACTCCGCAAGGTTGAG is a window encoding:
- a CDS encoding Rsd/AlgQ family anti-sigma factor gives rise to the protein MLNQLESLTERVRGSNKLVDRWLHVRKHLLVAYYNLVGIKPGKESFMRLNEKALDDFCQSLVDYLSDGHFNIYERIIREMEGTTPYLAASKLYPLLEANTQQIMDYYDSTLENAIDHDNYLEFQQALSDLGEALEERFTLEDKLIALALDHGLDVSHEDNVARPA